Proteins encoded in a region of the Scrofimicrobium sp. R131 genome:
- a CDS encoding tellurite resistance/C4-dicarboxylate transporter family protein produces MSPEPSPPQRRLRAYIETMPTGVHAFVMATGIISVGMELVNQHLISLALWVIAAVGWLWLTTLVVVRAFVATESVRRALKDPNQAFGFFTVIAATSVVGTRFAVGGILEVAIGLWIVALCLWAVAGYAIPWGILVRPLPKDERQRAMFTTPEGGGRFLSDYIDGTWFVWVVATQSVAVLGATIQPHLDVFETVVAAITVVAWSTGLGLYVMVGTGLVQRIFRWGLNPTDLTPSYWVVMGALAISALASGRIMNMNSQTPVAAAAYSIASGVGVMLWGFTTWLVVGLLLMVVWKIWRRVAVKHYITPLWSMVFPMGVYSVASMTMGDGVDAPRILWAGYDFIWVALAAWVLVTVSWVVHMVGRVKESRAQQDVSA; encoded by the coding sequence ATGTCGCCAGAACCCTCACCCCCGCAGCGGCGGTTGCGCGCCTACATTGAAACCATGCCCACCGGGGTGCACGCATTCGTGATGGCGACCGGCATCATTTCGGTGGGGATGGAACTGGTCAACCAGCACCTGATTTCGCTGGCGCTCTGGGTCATTGCCGCGGTCGGTTGGCTCTGGCTGACGACGCTGGTGGTCGTGCGGGCCTTCGTCGCAACCGAGTCAGTCCGCCGGGCCCTAAAAGACCCGAACCAGGCCTTCGGTTTCTTCACCGTGATTGCCGCCACCTCGGTGGTGGGTACTCGCTTTGCGGTGGGGGGAATTCTCGAGGTGGCCATCGGTTTGTGGATCGTGGCCCTGTGCTTGTGGGCCGTGGCCGGCTACGCCATTCCCTGGGGGATCCTGGTTCGGCCGCTGCCAAAAGATGAGCGGCAGCGCGCCATGTTCACCACCCCGGAAGGGGGAGGGCGCTTCCTCAGCGATTACATCGATGGGACCTGGTTTGTCTGGGTGGTGGCCACCCAGTCGGTCGCGGTGCTGGGGGCAACCATTCAGCCGCACCTAGATGTGTTCGAGACGGTGGTGGCTGCCATCACCGTGGTGGCCTGGTCGACCGGGTTGGGACTGTACGTGATGGTGGGGACCGGGCTGGTCCAACGAATCTTCCGGTGGGGGCTGAACCCCACCGACCTGACCCCCTCCTACTGGGTGGTTATGGGCGCGCTGGCGATTTCCGCTCTGGCTTCGGGCCGGATCATGAACATGAACTCCCAGACGCCGGTGGCCGCCGCAGCCTATTCAATTGCCAGTGGGGTCGGGGTGATGCTGTGGGGCTTCACCACCTGGTTGGTGGTCGGGCTGCTACTGATGGTGGTCTGGAAGATTTGGCGGCGAGTCGCTGTCAAGCACTACATCACCCCGCTGTGGTCGATGGTCTTCCCAATGGGTGTCTACTCGGTCGCGTCCATGACGATGGGGGACGGGGTGGATGCCCCGCGAATCCTGTGGGCCGGCTACGACTTCATCTGGGTGGCGCTGGCGGCCTGGGTGCTAGTGACCGTCTCCTGGGTGGTGCACATGGTCGGCCGGGTCAAAGAGTCGAGGGCCCAGCAGGACGTGAGCGCCTAA
- a CDS encoding 6-phosphofructokinase, with translation MGDDLIVGIDPRTGEPARIGVLTSGGDAPGMNAAVRAVVRTALAAGAQPYAIMEGWIGALRGGEAIREMNWQSVSSILATGGTVIGSARCDEFRTYEGRNQAARNLLERGIDRLIVIGGDGSLSGADEFRREWPQHVAELAERGEISAEVAANHPRLTLVGLVGSIDNDLVGTDMTIGADTALERIITAIDQISSTAASHQRTFILEVMGRQCGYLPLMAAVAGGADYVFTPENPPAPGWEAEMAERLTLGRAAGRRESIILVAEGARDTNGDPITTEDVAAALREHRGEEPRISILGHIQRGGTPSAYDRWMSTLLGYAAVQEVLNPAAHGQACILGVRQNRVARIDLELAVANTRAVAKLITAGDYESARQARGRTFYAMGDIFRVLSDPPQEDPAPEREIRVAVLHAGGLAPGMNTAARAAVRMGIHRGWTMLGVDGSWAGLADDRVRELTWADVEGWAFDGGAELGTRRAVPPVESYYAIGRALERNRIDALLVIGGFKAYLAVREMVEERKRFPAFNIPLVLVPASIDNNLPGAELAVGADTALNNNVWALDRIKQSAAASRRCFVAETMGRKCGYLAMMSGLATGAEFIYLNEEPLTLDRLSHDGERLRRSFEAGRRLLLVVMNEETSQYYDRKFVARAFEAVGQGLFDVRHSALGHIQQGGAPTPFDRLLATRLVNQALIQLEEELAHNSIEVKYVGMTSSRIEAHPIEQMDRDVDLPNRRPRQQWWSMLQPVVEVVSLENSGSPVRQIPIADAQLQPITPA, from the coding sequence ATGGGTGACGATCTGATCGTAGGAATCGACCCGCGCACCGGTGAGCCGGCCCGAATCGGAGTGCTGACTTCCGGGGGAGATGCGCCCGGGATGAACGCGGCCGTGCGGGCCGTGGTTCGGACGGCGTTGGCGGCCGGAGCTCAACCCTACGCCATCATGGAGGGTTGGATTGGGGCTCTGCGCGGGGGCGAGGCCATCCGCGAGATGAACTGGCAGAGTGTCTCCTCGATTCTGGCCACCGGCGGCACCGTGATCGGCTCGGCCCGCTGCGACGAGTTCCGCACCTACGAGGGGCGAAACCAGGCGGCCCGGAACCTGCTGGAACGCGGGATTGACCGGCTGATCGTGATCGGTGGGGACGGCTCGCTGTCCGGGGCGGATGAGTTCCGACGCGAATGGCCCCAACACGTGGCCGAGTTGGCTGAGCGCGGCGAGATCTCGGCCGAGGTGGCCGCCAATCACCCGCGACTGACCCTGGTCGGATTGGTCGGCTCGATCGACAACGACCTGGTCGGCACCGATATGACCATCGGAGCTGACACCGCGCTGGAGCGGATCATCACCGCCATTGACCAGATTTCCTCAACCGCTGCCTCCCACCAGCGCACCTTCATTTTGGAGGTGATGGGACGCCAGTGCGGTTACCTGCCCCTGATGGCGGCTGTCGCCGGGGGCGCCGACTACGTGTTCACGCCCGAAAACCCGCCGGCCCCCGGCTGGGAGGCCGAGATGGCCGAGCGCCTGACCCTGGGCCGGGCTGCCGGCCGACGCGAGTCCATCATCTTGGTGGCGGAGGGGGCCCGCGACACCAACGGCGATCCGATTACGACCGAGGATGTGGCTGCGGCCCTGCGCGAGCATCGCGGGGAGGAACCGCGGATCTCGATCTTGGGGCACATTCAACGAGGGGGTACCCCCTCGGCCTATGACCGGTGGATGTCCACTCTGCTCGGTTACGCGGCCGTGCAGGAGGTGCTGAACCCCGCCGCCCACGGACAGGCCTGCATCCTGGGGGTGCGCCAGAACCGGGTGGCCCGGATCGACCTGGAGCTGGCGGTAGCCAACACCCGGGCGGTGGCCAAACTGATCACCGCCGGCGACTATGAGAGCGCCCGCCAGGCGCGCGGCCGAACCTTCTACGCGATGGGCGACATCTTCCGGGTCCTGTCGGATCCGCCGCAGGAAGACCCGGCACCCGAACGCGAGATTCGGGTGGCTGTCCTGCACGCGGGCGGACTGGCGCCCGGGATGAACACGGCGGCCCGCGCGGCTGTCCGGATGGGAATCCATCGCGGGTGGACCATGCTCGGGGTGGACGGGTCGTGGGCCGGCCTGGCCGACGACCGGGTGCGCGAGCTGACCTGGGCGGACGTGGAAGGCTGGGCTTTTGACGGGGGAGCCGAACTCGGCACCCGCCGCGCGGTTCCACCGGTGGAGTCCTACTACGCCATTGGCCGGGCCCTGGAGCGGAACCGGATCGATGCGCTGCTGGTGATTGGCGGCTTCAAAGCCTACCTGGCCGTGCGCGAAATGGTGGAGGAGCGGAAACGGTTCCCGGCTTTCAACATCCCGCTGGTGCTGGTGCCCGCCTCAATCGACAACAATCTGCCCGGGGCCGAACTGGCCGTCGGTGCCGACACCGCGCTCAACAACAACGTGTGGGCCCTGGACCGGATCAAACAGTCCGCAGCCGCGTCGAGGCGCTGCTTCGTGGCGGAGACGATGGGCCGCAAGTGCGGCTATCTAGCCATGATGAGCGGGTTGGCCACCGGTGCCGAGTTCATCTACCTGAACGAGGAACCGCTGACGCTGGACCGCCTGAGTCACGATGGTGAGCGCCTGCGCCGTTCGTTCGAAGCGGGTCGGCGCCTGCTGCTCGTGGTGATGAACGAGGAGACCTCGCAGTATTACGACCGCAAGTTTGTGGCCCGCGCCTTCGAGGCGGTAGGCCAGGGTCTGTTCGACGTGCGCCATTCGGCGCTGGGGCACATCCAACAGGGTGGGGCCCCCACTCCCTTCGACCGGTTGCTGGCCACCCGCCTCGTCAACCAGGCTTTGATCCAACTGGAAGAGGAACTGGCGCACAACTCGATCGAGGTCAAGTACGTGGGGATGACCTCTTCGCGCATCGAGGCCCACCCGATCGAGCAGATGGACCGGGACGTGGACCTGCCCAACCGCCGGCCTCGCCAGCAGTGGTGGTCCATGCTTCAACCGGTGGTGGAGGTGGTCTCCCTGGAAAACTCGGGGTCGCCAGTCCGGCAGATTCCCATCGCCGATGCGCAACTTCAACCCATTACCCCAGCCTGA
- a CDS encoding NADP-dependent isocitrate dehydrogenase, producing the protein MEKIKVVGPVVDLDGDEMTRIIWQFIKDRLIFPYLDLDLKYYDLSIQNRDATDDQVTVDAAEAVKKYGVGVKCATITPDEARVEEFGLKKMWRSPNGTIRNILGGVIFREPIIIDNIPRLVPTWTKPIIVGRHAFGDQYRATDFKVPGAGTITLTYTPADGSEPEVHEVVEIPENGGVVMGMYNFNESIRDFARASFAYGLQRGYPVYMSTKNTILKAYDGQFKDIFQEVFDAEFKDQFEAAGLTYEHRLIDDMVASSLKWEGGYVWACKNYDGDVQSDTVAQGFGSLGLMTSVLMTPDGKVMEAEAAHGTVTRHYRQHQAGNPTSTNPVASIFAWTRGLAHRAKLDETPAVAEFAQTLEQVVIETVESGKMTKDLALLIGPDQPWLTTEEFLTAIDENLQQKLA; encoded by the coding sequence ATGGAAAAAATCAAAGTAGTTGGACCGGTAGTCGACCTGGACGGCGACGAGATGACCAGAATCATCTGGCAGTTCATCAAGGATCGCCTCATCTTCCCCTACCTGGATCTGGACCTGAAGTACTACGACCTGTCGATTCAGAACCGCGACGCCACGGACGATCAGGTGACCGTTGACGCCGCGGAGGCAGTCAAGAAGTACGGGGTGGGCGTCAAATGTGCGACCATTACCCCCGACGAGGCCCGGGTGGAAGAGTTCGGCCTGAAGAAGATGTGGCGCTCGCCCAACGGAACGATCCGCAACATTTTGGGCGGGGTCATCTTCCGCGAGCCGATCATCATCGACAACATTCCGCGCCTGGTTCCCACCTGGACCAAGCCGATCATCGTCGGCCGTCACGCCTTCGGGGACCAGTACCGCGCCACTGACTTCAAGGTCCCCGGGGCGGGCACCATCACCCTGACCTACACCCCGGCCGACGGCTCTGAGCCGGAAGTGCACGAGGTGGTGGAGATTCCCGAGAACGGCGGCGTCGTCATGGGGATGTACAACTTCAACGAGTCGATTCGCGACTTTGCCCGGGCATCTTTCGCCTACGGGCTCCAGCGCGGCTACCCGGTGTACATGTCCACCAAGAATACGATCCTGAAGGCCTACGACGGCCAGTTCAAAGACATCTTCCAGGAAGTCTTCGACGCCGAGTTCAAAGACCAGTTCGAGGCGGCCGGCCTCACCTACGAGCACCGGCTGATTGACGACATGGTGGCCTCCTCGCTCAAGTGGGAGGGCGGTTACGTCTGGGCGTGCAAGAACTACGACGGCGACGTCCAGTCCGACACCGTGGCCCAAGGATTCGGGTCGCTGGGCCTGATGACTTCGGTGCTGATGACCCCGGACGGCAAGGTAATGGAGGCGGAGGCAGCCCACGGGACCGTGACGCGCCACTACCGTCAGCACCAGGCCGGTAACCCGACCTCCACCAACCCGGTCGCTTCGATCTTCGCCTGGACGCGCGGCTTGGCACACCGGGCCAAGCTCGATGAGACCCCGGCGGTGGCCGAGTTTGCCCAGACCCTGGAGCAGGTAGTCATCGAAACGGTGGAAAGCGGAAAGATGACCAAGGACCTAGCTTTGCTGATCGGCCCGGACCAGCCGTGGCTGACCACCGAAGAGTTCCTGACCGCGATCGATGAGAACTTGCAGCAGAAGCTGGCCTAA
- a CDS encoding TetR-like C-terminal domain-containing protein: MSGDRGAKELLAEALKDQLQVMALSKVTVTGLTKQVGLTRQAFYYHFVDVYDLAVWVFETEVADHIMSHASYDRWAEGYQQLLTYMREHRTGVYAVIHSLGHHELERFLYGQFHQMMEAIVAELRGDLTVSAADQERVIRHFALVVLGYCMYWLASDMEADPSELVPEIEFLLQGQVRHALETYAARA, from the coding sequence GTGAGTGGGGATCGGGGCGCGAAGGAGCTGTTGGCCGAAGCCCTAAAGGACCAGTTGCAGGTGATGGCGCTGTCCAAGGTCACGGTGACCGGCTTGACCAAACAGGTGGGCCTAACCCGCCAGGCGTTCTACTACCACTTTGTCGACGTCTACGACCTGGCCGTCTGGGTGTTTGAAACCGAGGTGGCCGACCACATCATGTCCCACGCCTCGTACGACCGGTGGGCAGAAGGCTACCAGCAGCTGCTCACCTACATGCGTGAGCACCGGACCGGTGTCTACGCGGTGATTCATTCCCTCGGCCACCACGAGTTGGAGCGGTTCCTGTACGGCCAGTTCCACCAAATGATGGAGGCCATCGTCGCTGAACTTCGCGGTGATCTCACGGTCAGTGCCGCTGACCAGGAGCGAGTGATCAGACACTTTGCCCTGGTGGTGCTCGGGTACTGCATGTACTGGCTGGCCTCCGACATGGAGGCCGACCCGAGTGAGCTGGTGCCAGAAATTGAGTTCCTGCTGCAGGGTCAGGTGCGCCATGCCCTGGAAACCTACGCTGCCCGGGCCTAA
- a CDS encoding glycerate kinase: MRIVVAPDSFKGTLTAVEVAAAMADGIGSVWPNAEVIQLPLADGGEGTLAALAATGTYQLVKTTVPNQAGSPVEARWAWDPIWRVAVVESAQAVGLELVPAGRRDVYFLNSAGVGELIRAARQRGARRIVLTVGGTGTIDAGIGMMHALGLRFRAADGSELDPIPNQMTNLATVDSSELDPDLAEVEFVLATDVDNPLVGADGAAAEYGPQKGLPAAKIPALDQILARIARCCTVDGTGGLELAPGAGAGGGLGWAALNLLRARRVSGATLVAELSGLANAISGADLVLTGEGRVDQQTLRGKTALQVVEQASAAGVPSFVIGGQVLAGANQLLARGAAAVIPLGYLSHARGAELDRTAERIRRTTRDLCRTLEVGRRL, from the coding sequence ATGCGGATCGTCGTCGCGCCCGACTCGTTCAAGGGCACCCTCACGGCCGTCGAGGTAGCTGCCGCCATGGCCGATGGGATCGGTAGCGTCTGGCCGAACGCCGAGGTTATTCAACTTCCCCTGGCTGATGGCGGCGAGGGGACCCTGGCGGCCCTGGCTGCCACCGGCACCTACCAGCTGGTGAAAACCACGGTTCCCAACCAGGCGGGATCGCCGGTGGAGGCCCGGTGGGCCTGGGATCCAATCTGGCGGGTCGCCGTGGTCGAATCGGCCCAAGCGGTCGGGTTGGAGCTGGTCCCGGCGGGCCGACGCGACGTCTATTTTCTGAACAGCGCGGGGGTGGGAGAGCTGATCCGGGCCGCCCGCCAGCGGGGAGCCCGCCGGATCGTCCTGACCGTAGGTGGCACCGGGACCATCGACGCGGGCATAGGGATGATGCACGCGCTGGGGCTGCGGTTCCGGGCCGCGGACGGGTCCGAGCTGGACCCGATCCCCAATCAAATGACGAACCTGGCCACGGTGGATAGTTCCGAGTTGGACCCAGACTTGGCCGAGGTGGAGTTTGTCCTGGCGACCGACGTCGACAACCCGCTGGTGGGGGCGGATGGGGCCGCGGCCGAATACGGGCCCCAGAAGGGTCTGCCCGCCGCCAAGATTCCCGCCCTGGATCAGATCCTGGCTCGGATCGCACGCTGCTGCACGGTCGATGGCACCGGCGGGTTAGAGCTGGCTCCCGGCGCGGGGGCCGGTGGGGGCCTGGGATGGGCGGCGCTGAACTTGCTGCGGGCCAGGCGCGTCTCGGGCGCCACCCTGGTGGCTGAGCTGAGCGGTCTGGCCAACGCGATTTCCGGGGCCGACCTGGTCCTAACCGGCGAAGGGCGAGTCGATCAGCAAACTCTGCGAGGAAAGACCGCCCTGCAGGTGGTGGAGCAGGCCAGTGCGGCGGGGGTTCCCAGCTTCGTGATTGGCGGACAGGTGTTGGCCGGGGCCAACCAACTGCTCGCCCGCGGAGCCGCGGCCGTCATTCCCCTCGGCTACCTCAGCCACGCCCGCGGGGCGGAGCTCGACCGCACGGCCGAGCGGATCCGACGCACCACCCGGGATCTTTGTCGAACCCTGGAGGTCGGCCGACGTCTTTAG
- a CDS encoding HAD hydrolase-like protein: MSHTAITQTWPTVLFDVDGTLVASGELIMECFQAALVEIGRDPLTDDQITHVVGPPLGYSFSHFAQIEPELMDEAIRVYRALYLPRFLEPPMYPGIPELVAELAEAGVRLGTATSKMETMAQAQLEYLGLAPYFDVIAGASPDPASTKSHVVADALSRLGAVGADLDRPVLVGDRHHDVEGATDNNIAVIGAGWGYGSPEEFTAPAVVAVAAQVADLRDLLL; encoded by the coding sequence ATGAGCCACACTGCTATTACCCAGACCTGGCCCACCGTCCTGTTCGACGTGGACGGAACCCTGGTGGCCTCCGGCGAACTAATCATGGAGTGCTTCCAGGCGGCGCTGGTCGAAATCGGACGCGATCCGCTGACCGACGACCAGATCACCCACGTCGTCGGCCCACCGCTGGGATACTCCTTTTCCCACTTCGCCCAGATCGAGCCCGAACTGATGGACGAGGCAATCCGCGTCTATCGAGCGCTCTACCTGCCGCGGTTTCTGGAGCCGCCCATGTATCCAGGGATTCCCGAGCTGGTGGCCGAGTTGGCCGAGGCCGGGGTTCGGCTCGGGACCGCCACCTCGAAAATGGAGACCATGGCCCAGGCTCAACTCGAGTACCTGGGGCTCGCACCCTACTTTGACGTGATTGCGGGAGCCAGCCCCGACCCGGCCAGCACCAAGTCCCACGTGGTGGCCGACGCCCTCTCCCGGTTGGGAGCGGTGGGGGCCGACCTGGACCGACCGGTGCTGGTGGGCGATCGCCACCACGACGTCGAGGGCGCCACCGACAACAACATTGCCGTGATCGGCGCGGGATGGGGCTACGGCTCGCCCGAGGAGTTCACCGCCCCAGCCGTGGTGGCGGTGGCCGCCCAGGTCGCGGATCTGCGGGATCTGCTGCTGTAG
- the pgi gene encoding glucose-6-phosphate isomerase — protein sequence MTNSAPIPAPTDPTRTPAWAHLDQLAEDFYPDLRHWFEADPQRARTWSFTAADLWVDLSKNLIDQEIVAALLELARETGVEEHRDRMFRGDRINVTENRAVLHTALRRPAGDVVEVDGANVVPDVHEVLNRMYDFADRVRSGQVTGISGKKLTSIVNIGIGGSDLGPVMVYEALRPYVDPELSCEFISNIDPNDAGEVVSRLDPETTLVIVTSKTFTTLETLTNARVVREWLLRSLRERGLVTDDANAAEAVERHFVAVSTALDRVAEFGIDPANAFGFWDWVGGRYSVDSAVGLSLAIALGPENFRDLLAGFHAMDQHFQNAPAAENVPLLMGLINVWYTGFLGADTHAVLPYSQYLHRFPAYLQQLTMESNGKSVRWDGSPVSYDTGEVFWGEPGTNGQHAFYQLIHQGTRLVPADFIAFANPTHDFRDGDNDMHELFLSNFFAQTKALAFGKTIDEVRAEGTPETIAPARVFGGNRPTTSIMGDRLNPRALGELIALYEHITFVQGAVWGIDSFDQWGVELGKVLAQQILPAVAGNKEVLAEQDPSTRSLIEYYREHRRH from the coding sequence ATGACCAACTCAGCCCCAATTCCCGCCCCCACCGACCCGACCCGGACACCCGCCTGGGCGCACCTGGATCAGTTGGCGGAAGACTTCTACCCGGACCTGCGGCACTGGTTCGAGGCGGACCCCCAGCGGGCCCGGACCTGGAGCTTTACCGCCGCCGACCTGTGGGTGGACCTGTCGAAAAACCTAATTGACCAGGAGATCGTGGCGGCGCTGCTGGAGTTGGCCCGCGAGACCGGGGTGGAGGAACACCGCGATCGGATGTTCCGGGGAGATCGGATCAACGTCACCGAGAACCGCGCGGTCCTGCATACGGCGCTGCGTCGGCCGGCCGGCGACGTGGTGGAGGTGGACGGGGCCAACGTGGTTCCGGACGTGCACGAAGTGCTGAATCGGATGTACGACTTCGCCGACCGCGTCCGGTCCGGCCAGGTGACCGGCATCAGCGGGAAGAAGCTGACCAGCATTGTCAACATTGGGATTGGCGGGTCTGACCTGGGGCCGGTTATGGTGTACGAGGCGCTGCGCCCCTACGTCGACCCGGAGCTCAGCTGCGAGTTCATCTCTAACATTGATCCCAACGACGCGGGCGAGGTGGTGTCCCGCCTCGACCCGGAAACCACCCTGGTCATCGTCACCTCCAAGACCTTCACCACCCTGGAAACCCTGACCAACGCGAGGGTTGTGCGCGAATGGCTGCTGCGGAGCCTGCGTGAGCGCGGCCTGGTGACGGATGACGCCAATGCGGCCGAGGCGGTGGAGCGCCACTTTGTGGCCGTTTCGACCGCGCTCGACCGGGTGGCCGAGTTTGGCATCGACCCGGCGAACGCGTTCGGGTTCTGGGACTGGGTTGGCGGGCGCTACTCGGTGGACTCCGCGGTCGGCCTGTCGCTGGCGATCGCCCTGGGACCCGAGAACTTCCGCGACCTGCTGGCCGGGTTCCACGCGATGGATCAACACTTCCAAAACGCCCCCGCCGCCGAAAATGTGCCGCTGCTGATGGGCCTAATCAACGTCTGGTACACCGGGTTCCTGGGGGCCGACACCCATGCGGTCCTGCCCTACTCCCAGTACCTGCACCGGTTCCCGGCCTACCTGCAGCAGCTGACGATGGAATCGAACGGCAAGTCGGTCCGATGGGACGGCTCGCCCGTTTCCTACGACACGGGGGAAGTTTTCTGGGGCGAACCGGGAACCAACGGCCAGCACGCCTTCTACCAGCTGATCCACCAGGGCACCCGCCTGGTCCCGGCCGACTTCATTGCATTCGCCAACCCGACCCACGACTTCCGGGACGGCGACAACGACATGCACGAACTGTTCCTCTCCAACTTCTTCGCCCAAACGAAGGCGCTCGCGTTCGGCAAAACGATCGACGAGGTGCGCGCCGAAGGGACCCCGGAGACGATCGCGCCGGCCCGGGTGTTTGGCGGCAACCGGCCGACCACCTCGATCATGGGGGACCGGCTGAACCCGCGGGCACTCGGTGAACTGATCGCCCTCTACGAGCACATCACTTTTGTGCAGGGGGCGGTGTGGGGGATCGACTCCTTCGACCAGTGGGGAGTGGAGCTGGGCAAAGTCCTGGCGCAGCAGATCCTTCCGGCGGTTGCGGGCAACAAGGAGGTGCTGGCAGAACAGGATCCGTCCACTCGGAGCCTGATCGAATACTACCGGGAGCACCGGCGCCACTAG
- a CDS encoding malate dehydrogenase: MTEPRIVTVTGAAGNIGYALLFRIASGQLFGPDVPVKLHLLEIPQAVKAAEGTAMELDDCAFPLLSGIEIFDDVNQAFNGTNVALLVGARPRSAGMERADLLAANAGIFGPQGKAINDGAADDVRVLVVGNPANTNAVIAQQSAPDVPATRFTSMMRLDHNRAISQLASKTGASVADIKNMVVWGNHSADQYPDVSYATVAGKPAAELVEEAWLADYFRPTVAKRGAAIIEARGASSAASAANAAIDHVHTWIHGTPEGEFVTAGVYSDGSHYGVPAGLSFGFPVIAKDGEYQIVDGLDLSAGTRAGIDHNIKALQEEFDAVKELGFIK; encoded by the coding sequence ATGACTGAACCTCGCATTGTCACCGTCACCGGAGCCGCTGGCAACATCGGATACGCGCTGCTTTTCCGGATCGCTTCCGGGCAGCTGTTCGGGCCGGATGTCCCCGTGAAGCTGCACCTGCTCGAGATTCCGCAGGCAGTCAAGGCCGCTGAGGGAACTGCAATGGAGCTCGACGACTGCGCCTTCCCGCTGCTGTCGGGCATTGAGATCTTTGACGACGTGAACCAGGCGTTCAACGGCACCAACGTGGCGCTGCTGGTGGGCGCGCGGCCGCGTTCGGCCGGGATGGAGCGGGCTGACCTGCTGGCGGCCAACGCTGGGATCTTCGGTCCCCAGGGCAAGGCCATCAACGACGGCGCTGCCGATGACGTGCGGGTGCTGGTGGTCGGCAACCCGGCCAACACCAACGCGGTGATTGCGCAGCAGTCGGCTCCAGACGTGCCCGCGACCCGGTTCACCTCCATGATGCGCCTGGATCACAACCGGGCCATCTCGCAGCTGGCCAGCAAGACCGGTGCGTCCGTGGCCGACATCAAGAACATGGTCGTGTGGGGGAACCACTCGGCCGACCAGTACCCGGACGTCTCCTATGCGACGGTGGCGGGCAAGCCGGCCGCCGAACTGGTGGAAGAAGCCTGGCTGGCCGACTACTTCCGCCCGACCGTGGCCAAGCGTGGCGCGGCCATCATTGAGGCCCGGGGCGCCTCGTCGGCTGCCTCCGCCGCCAACGCCGCCATCGATCACGTCCACACCTGGATCCACGGCACGCCCGAAGGCGAGTTCGTCACCGCTGGCGTGTACTCGGACGGTAGCCACTACGGGGTGCCCGCCGGGCTCTCCTTCGGCTTCCCCGTGATTGCCAAGGACGGCGAGTACCAGATCGTCGACGGTCTGGACCTGTCCGCGGGCACCCGCGCCGGGATCGACCACAACATCAAGGCTCTGCAGGAAGAGTTTGACGCGGTCAAGGAGCTGGGCTTCATCAAGTAG
- the upp gene encoding uracil phosphoribosyltransferase — protein sequence MEIIHTNHPLVSHKLTVLRDKNTTPSQFRHLVDELVTLLAYEATREVSVVPVQIETPVAPTEGLGLAEPRPMVVPVLRAGLGMLEGMLRLLPTAEVGFLGMVRNDETLEIDTYAERLPDDISGRQVFVLDPMLATGSTVVEAIEYLLKRGAKDVTVVSILAAKPGLETVERGVGHRAQVRVVVAGIDPELNENNYIVPGLGDAGDRLYGVVD from the coding sequence ATGGAAATCATTCACACGAATCACCCGCTGGTCTCGCACAAGCTGACCGTGCTCCGCGACAAGAACACCACTCCCAGCCAGTTCCGCCACCTGGTGGATGAGCTGGTTACTTTGCTGGCGTACGAGGCGACCCGCGAGGTCTCGGTAGTGCCGGTTCAGATTGAAACTCCGGTGGCGCCGACCGAGGGGCTGGGACTGGCGGAACCGCGGCCGATGGTGGTGCCGGTGCTGCGGGCCGGCCTGGGGATGCTGGAGGGGATGCTGCGCCTGCTCCCCACCGCGGAAGTTGGGTTCCTCGGGATGGTCCGAAACGACGAAACCCTGGAAATCGACACCTACGCGGAGCGGCTGCCCGACGATATTTCCGGCCGGCAGGTGTTCGTGCTGGACCCGATGCTCGCCACCGGGTCGACCGTGGTCGAAGCGATTGAGTACCTCCTCAAGCGCGGGGCCAAGGACGTGACCGTGGTCAGCATTTTGGCGGCCAAGCCGGGCCTCGAAACCGTCGAGCGGGGCGTTGGGCACCGCGCTCAGGTCCGAGTGGTGGTGGCGGGGATCGACCCCGAACTCAACGAGAACAACTACATCGTGCCCGGTCTGGGTGACGCTGGGGACCGCCTGTACGGGGTTGTCGACTAG